A section of the Acidobacterium capsulatum ATCC 51196 genome encodes:
- a CDS encoding DUF1641 domain-containing protein has translation MAQPIEFRPSAQDPREEIQRRLNDAPIEHAQALLACYGLIEEAHRSGTLDLLRGLLGAQDAVVTHVSGVVSKPESVNALRNGLLLAKLLGSIDPDTLHNILDETHKSAAQEPPSLFALLGRAASAESRRALAAGLALLQSAGKALGRSR, from the coding sequence ATGGCACAGCCCATCGAATTTCGCCCCTCCGCGCAGGACCCGCGCGAAGAGATCCAGCGGCGTCTCAATGATGCGCCCATCGAACACGCCCAGGCGCTCCTGGCTTGCTACGGTTTGATTGAGGAGGCGCACCGCTCCGGCACGCTCGATCTGCTGCGAGGCCTTCTCGGCGCACAAGACGCCGTCGTAACCCATGTCTCCGGTGTGGTCAGCAAGCCTGAAAGCGTCAACGCGCTACGCAACGGCCTTTTGCTGGCGAAACTGCTCGGCAGCATTGATCCCGATACGCTCCACAACATTCTTGATGAAACGCACAAATCCGCCGCGCAGGAGCCGCCATCTCTTTTTGCTCTGCTCGGTCGCGCCGCCTCTGCGGAGAGCCGCCGCGCGCTTGCGGCGGGTTTAGCTCTCCTGCAGTCAGCGGGCAAGGCATTGGGCCGCTCACGGTAG
- the fdhF gene encoding formate dehydrogenase subunit alpha, with amino-acid sequence MPAQSEPKPAFQGSCSISLNGQTLEANTGERLIDVINRTQTPLPQVCYQPKLGPIQTCDTCVVEMNGEIVRACGTSVSPGMQLNTASARVKSAQGEAFDRILKNHQLYCSVCDNNNQDCTVHNTTALLDVEHQKYPWQPKPYPQDHTNPFYRYDPNQCILCGRCVEACQNYQVNETLSINWESDHPRVLWDGGSEIGGSSCVSCGHCVTVCPCNALMEKSMLGHAGFLTHWPQNALDHMIDVVKAVEPEIGYGPILQLSETEAAMRNTRVRRSKTVCTYCGVGCSFEIWTKDRHILKVQPSEGPANDISTCVKGKFGWDFINSPERIKKPLIREGHTFREASWDEALSLVARRFMEIKAQHGPDSIGVISSSKCTNEESYLMQKFARAVIGTNNIDNCSRYCQAPATQGLFRTVGYGGDSGSIHDIAQSSLVVIVGANPAEAHPVLATRVKQAHKLRGQKLIVADIRRHEMAQRADIFFRPAPGTDLVWLSAMSRYMFDHGYAKADFLAQWVNHVDEYRASLEPFTMQHAAEVCGVPIETLVSVAEAIAAAPSMCILWAMGVTQHCAGSDTSTAISNLLLVTGNYMRPGTGAYPLRGHNNVQGASDFGSMPGWFPGYEKVDDPAARARYEQGWGVKIPEAKGLDNHEMVNAIYEGKLRAMYLAGEDMYIADANSNYVGGGFEKLDFFVVQDCFFTPTCRFADVVLPASPSLEKEGTFTSTERRVQRLYQVLEPLGESLPDWRITTALANKMGANWTYQHPSDIMHESASLAPMFAGIHYDRLQGFDSLQWPVAADGTDQPLLYTEKFAFPDGKARLHPLEYHAPESVEDDVYDLHLNNGRLLEHFHGGNMTGRVAGIHEETPNPFLEVSPELAADRSLVSGQWVRLTSPNGHLRIRVLVSDRVQGKQIYLPLNTLFTDATNMLTGHHTDHDTHTPAYKETPVRMEVLPETGENPLPRLNFRYASRTPQNGVEVERKWNRSDYVFPGDVSNGHNSLVQITPGHQKK; translated from the coding sequence ATGCCTGCACAGTCCGAGCCAAAGCCCGCATTTCAGGGCTCCTGCTCCATCAGTCTGAATGGTCAAACCCTGGAAGCAAACACCGGTGAGCGTCTGATCGATGTCATCAACCGGACTCAGACCCCGCTGCCGCAGGTCTGTTACCAGCCGAAGCTTGGCCCCATTCAGACGTGCGACACCTGTGTGGTTGAGATGAATGGCGAGATCGTTCGCGCCTGTGGTACATCCGTTTCGCCCGGCATGCAGCTCAACACCGCTTCGGCGCGCGTCAAGTCCGCCCAGGGCGAGGCCTTTGATCGCATTCTCAAAAATCACCAGCTCTATTGCTCGGTCTGCGACAACAACAATCAGGACTGTACCGTTCACAACACCACGGCCCTGCTCGACGTCGAACACCAAAAGTATCCATGGCAGCCCAAGCCCTATCCGCAAGACCACACCAATCCTTTCTATCGTTACGATCCCAACCAGTGCATCCTGTGCGGCCGCTGCGTCGAGGCATGCCAGAACTATCAGGTCAATGAAACCCTCTCCATCAATTGGGAGAGTGACCACCCTCGCGTCCTCTGGGATGGCGGCTCTGAAATCGGCGGCTCTAGTTGTGTCTCCTGCGGACACTGCGTCACCGTCTGCCCGTGCAACGCGCTCATGGAAAAGTCCATGCTCGGCCACGCCGGCTTTCTTACCCATTGGCCGCAGAATGCACTTGACCACATGATCGATGTGGTCAAAGCCGTCGAGCCGGAGATCGGCTACGGCCCCATTCTGCAACTCTCCGAGACCGAAGCCGCCATGCGCAACACTCGCGTGCGCCGCTCCAAAACCGTCTGCACCTACTGCGGCGTCGGTTGCAGCTTTGAGATTTGGACCAAAGACCGCCACATCCTCAAGGTGCAGCCCAGCGAAGGTCCCGCCAACGATATTTCTACCTGCGTCAAAGGCAAATTCGGCTGGGACTTTATAAACAGCCCCGAACGAATCAAGAAGCCGCTGATCCGCGAAGGCCACACCTTCCGCGAGGCCAGTTGGGACGAGGCCCTCAGCCTGGTCGCGCGCCGGTTCATGGAGATCAAGGCCCAGCACGGCCCCGATTCCATCGGAGTCATCTCTTCCTCCAAATGCACCAATGAAGAGAGCTACCTCATGCAAAAGTTTGCCCGCGCGGTCATCGGCACAAACAACATCGACAACTGCTCCCGCTACTGCCAGGCACCCGCGACGCAGGGGCTCTTCCGCACGGTCGGCTACGGCGGAGACTCCGGCTCCATTCATGACATTGCGCAAAGCTCGCTCGTCGTCATTGTCGGTGCCAATCCTGCTGAGGCACACCCCGTGCTCGCCACCCGCGTCAAGCAGGCGCACAAGCTCCGCGGACAAAAGCTCATCGTTGCCGACATTCGCCGCCACGAGATGGCCCAGCGCGCTGACATCTTTTTCCGCCCCGCTCCCGGCACCGATCTCGTCTGGCTCTCCGCCATGAGCCGCTATATGTTCGATCACGGATATGCGAAGGCAGACTTCCTCGCGCAGTGGGTCAATCACGTGGACGAATACCGCGCCAGCCTCGAGCCCTTCACCATGCAGCACGCCGCAGAGGTCTGCGGCGTCCCCATCGAGACACTCGTTTCTGTTGCTGAAGCCATCGCAGCCGCACCCAGCATGTGCATCCTCTGGGCCATGGGTGTCACGCAGCACTGCGCCGGCTCTGACACCTCCACCGCTATCTCCAACCTGCTGCTCGTCACCGGCAACTACATGCGTCCCGGCACCGGAGCCTACCCGTTGCGCGGCCACAACAACGTGCAGGGCGCGAGTGATTTCGGCTCCATGCCCGGCTGGTTTCCCGGTTACGAGAAAGTCGATGATCCCGCCGCGCGCGCCCGCTATGAGCAGGGCTGGGGAGTCAAAATTCCCGAAGCCAAGGGTCTCGACAATCATGAGATGGTCAATGCCATCTACGAAGGCAAGCTCAGGGCCATGTATCTGGCCGGGGAAGACATGTACATCGCCGACGCTAACTCCAACTACGTCGGCGGAGGCTTCGAAAAGCTCGACTTCTTTGTCGTGCAGGATTGCTTCTTCACGCCCACCTGCCGCTTCGCCGACGTAGTGCTGCCCGCCAGCCCATCCCTCGAAAAGGAAGGAACTTTCACCAGTACTGAGCGCCGTGTGCAGCGTCTGTATCAGGTGCTCGAACCCCTCGGCGAAAGCCTGCCCGACTGGCGCATCACCACCGCGCTCGCCAACAAAATGGGCGCTAACTGGACCTACCAGCATCCCTCCGATATCATGCACGAGTCCGCGTCCCTCGCGCCCATGTTCGCGGGCATTCACTATGATCGCCTCCAGGGATTCGATAGCCTGCAGTGGCCCGTCGCCGCGGATGGCACCGATCAGCCGCTGCTCTACACGGAGAAATTTGCATTCCCTGACGGCAAGGCGCGCCTTCATCCGCTCGAATATCACGCCCCGGAATCTGTCGAGGATGACGTCTACGATCTTCACCTCAACAACGGCCGCCTGCTCGAACACTTCCACGGTGGCAATATGACCGGCCGCGTCGCAGGTATTCATGAGGAGACGCCCAATCCATTCCTTGAGGTCTCTCCCGAGCTCGCCGCTGACCGCTCTCTCGTCTCCGGCCAGTGGGTGCGGCTCACTTCACCGAACGGCCATCTCCGCATTCGCGTGCTGGTCAGCGACCGCGTGCAGGGCAAGCAGATTTATCTGCCCCTCAACACCCTCTTCACTGACGCAACCAACATGCTCACCGGCCACCATACCGACCATGACACCCACACTCCGGCTTACAAGGAGACCCCGGTGCGTATGGAGGTACTGCCGGAAACGGGAGAAAACCCGCTTCCGCGCCTCAACTTCCGTTACGCCTCCCGAACACCGCAAAACGGCGTCGAGGTTGAGCGCAAATGGAACCGTAGCGATTACGTATTTCCCGGTGATGTCAGCAACGGCCACAACTCTCTGGTGCAGATCACACCCGGCCATCAGAAAAAGTAG